CATCGCGAAAAATGAATACCCACTCAGTTTTCACGAATTGGAATCTAAATAATTGGTCGCCCTGTAAATGTCAAGGAAAAACGTTTCCGGTTATCCTGCCAAGGGGAGATTCCCTGGCAGGTCGATTGAGCCTCTTTCGTCCGGCCAGCCGCCGGTTGACAGAGCTGGTTGGCACGGGTAGTCTTTTTGGCCTTGAACAGCCACGTCCCCCGCCACCGGCGGCAAAACCCGAGCGCTGCTTTTTGCGCAGGAGACAGGAGATGACCCAGGCAGGCACCCCGCCCGACAAGGGGCCCTTTGGCTTCGACACCAACCCTTCCAACATACTGCCGCGCAAATACACAGCGGACAGCCGCATCCGTTTCCGTTGCCATCCCGGAGTCTCCTGCTTCACCGCCTGCTGCGGCACCATCAAGATCACCCTGTCTCCGTTCGATATCCTGCGGCTGCGCAAGCGCCTGGGGATCTCGGCCCATGAGCTTCTTCTCCAGTACACCACGCCGATCTATCTGGAGAAGACCGATCTTCCCGGCGTCATGCTCAAGTTGAGCGAGGAGGGCCGGTGCCCCTTCGTGACGCCCAACGGCTGCACCGTATACAGCGACCGGCCCACCGTCTGCCGGTACTACCCGGTGGGCATGGCCAACTTCCACGAGGGTGCCCAGGAAAGCCAGAGTGCTGAGGAATTCTACTTCATCATCCAGGAGCCCCACTGCCGGGGCTTCGAGGAGGATAAGACCTGGACGATCGCTGAATGGCGGCAGGATCAGGGAGTTGATGTCTGCGACCAGAGGAACAAGGGCTGGATGGAGCTGGTCATGCGCCGCAAGTCCTTCGGGATCCAGGCTTCGTTGAGCGAGCAGGCCAAGAAGATGTTCTTCATGGCCACCAATGACCTGGACGCCTTCCGGCGCTTCGTTCTGGAGAGCTCTTTCCTGGACACCTACGAGGTGGACGATACCACCTTGGCGCGAATCCGCGAGGACGACATCGAGCTTATGCAGTTCGCCTTCCGCTTCCTGGCCTCCTCCCTGTTCGGCACCCAGGATCTCAAGATCAGGGAGGAGAAGATCCAAGCCAAGGTGGCGCAGCTGAAGGCCGAGCAGGAGAGGAAGGCGGCCGAAGCGGACCAGCTTTACGAGGAGCTGGCAGCGGAACGGGAGAAGCTGCGCCAGCAGGTCGCGGAAAAGAAGCACGGCAAGGCCTGAGGGCGGCCATGGAGATCGCCG
This sequence is a window from Thermodesulfobacteriota bacterium. Protein-coding genes within it:
- a CDS encoding YkgJ family cysteine cluster protein, with translation MTQAGTPPDKGPFGFDTNPSNILPRKYTADSRIRFRCHPGVSCFTACCGTIKITLSPFDILRLRKRLGISAHELLLQYTTPIYLEKTDLPGVMLKLSEEGRCPFVTPNGCTVYSDRPTVCRYYPVGMANFHEGAQESQSAEEFYFIIQEPHCRGFEEDKTWTIAEWRQDQGVDVCDQRNKGWMELVMRRKSFGIQASLSEQAKKMFFMATNDLDAFRRFVLESSFLDTYEVDDTTLARIREDDIELMQFAFRFLASSLFGTQDLKIREEKIQAKVAQLKAEQERKAAEADQLYEELAAEREKLRQQVAEKKHGKA